In Campylobacter massiliensis, the DNA window AAAGCGGCGTTATCCTGCAAGCTAAAATTTTACAAAACTACGAAAAAACGAACGAAAAAGGTAAAATTTACCGCGTTTTAAAGCTTAAAACTCAGGATTTTAGCTTTTACACGACGACGCTATCAGACTTTGGCGCGGGAGCGAACGAGCAAATTCTAATCGGCGCCGAAAATAAAAACGTCAAATTTAAAGAGTACCTAAGCGGCTCGTTTTTTATGCCTAGCTACGGCGTAGTCGAGCTTAGGTACGCCGCGAGCGAGGAACGAATTTACGATAAAATTTTTGAGTTTATCGCTGCGCAGCACGAAAACGAGAAAATGGCCGAGCTTTTTACCGCGCTGTTTCTGGCTGCGCCCGTGGGCAAGGAGCTTAGGCAAGACGTAAATTTCTACGGCGTTGCGCACCTCATCGCGATTTCCGGTTATCATTTGGGATTGATTTTTGGGGCGTTATATTTTATTTTGCGCCCGATTTACCGCTATTTTCAGGCGCGATACTTTCCGTATCGAAACGCCAAATTTGACCTCTCGGCTGTGATCTTTGCGGTTTTGTTTTGCTATCTTGCGCTGATTGGCTTCGTGCCGTCATTTTTGCGGGCGTTTTTGATGAGTTTGCTGGCGCTGTTTTTACTCGCTAGAAACGTGCGCGTCGTTAGCTTTGAGCTTCTTTTTACGGTGATTTGCGCCGCCGTGGCGCTGATGCCGAGCCTGCTTTTTAGCGTCGGATTTTACTTCTCAAGCATGGGCGTGTTTTATATTTATCTGTATTTGCGGCACTTCGGCGAGCGATTTTCAAATTTAAGCAACGCTATCTTGCTAAATTTTTGGGTATTTTCGGCGATGATTTTGCCCGTGGTTTATTTTTTCCCGCTCGTTAGCGCCCAGCAGCTAGCCGTCTTGCCGCTCACGCCGCTTTTTAGCTTGTTTTATCCTATTAGCGCGCTTTTGCATGCTTTTGGCGCTGGCGGCGCGCTTGATGAGTACCTGCTAGAATTTCTCTCGTGGCGCGCAA includes these proteins:
- a CDS encoding ComEC/Rec2 family competence protein, producing the protein MQKPQRKSIFENAREVYIFCLACALVFALNLGFSYYKFREFKSQSGVILQAKILQNYEKTNEKGKIYRVLKLKTQDFSFYTTTLSDFGAGANEQILIGAENKNVKFKEYLSGSFFMPSYGVVELRYAASEERIYDKIFEFIAAQHENEKMAELFTALFLAAPVGKELRQDVNFYGVAHLIAISGYHLGLIFGALYFILRPIYRYFQARYFPYRNAKFDLSAVIFAVLFCYLALIGFVPSFLRAFLMSLLALFLLARNVRVVSFELLFTVICAAVALMPSLLFSVGFYFSSMGVFYIYLYLRHFGERFSNLSNAILLNFWVFSAMILPVVYFFPLVSAQQLAVLPLTPLFSLFYPISALLHAFGAGGALDEYLLEFLSWRAKGVNLSVPFWLFLFYNALSLASVKSKILAAVIVPLNLLCFAALF